From the Lolium rigidum isolate FL_2022 chromosome 2, APGP_CSIRO_Lrig_0.1, whole genome shotgun sequence genome, one window contains:
- the LOC124687878 gene encoding protein trichome birefringence-like 14, producing MKLIVYYVHIALANSENYFPQPKVIYNVIIVYLVECNYAKGKWIGDEKRPLYSGYECKRWLPKKYNCDAMGRTDLSFEGYRWQPYGCKMPEFSGPNFLNRMRHKTLAFVGDSLGRQQFLSMMCIATGGKRPKVEKVGRKYGLAKVPHAPKGHTLAYRFPGTNTTVLFYWSASLCELEPLTNTTSLSTSYALHLDRPARFLKKYLHSFDTLVLNTGHHWNKVKFSQNNWELYADGKPLVKGTLPEDLSPFRNLKLHNIVRWLDSELIHRPHMKVFLRTKSPSHFLHGDWNTGGSCNSTTPLSSGSEVFGDHSGDLPAEHAVTGTRVKLLDITSISQLRSEAHVADHTLNSQSVKYDCSHWCLPGIPDTWNEILFAQI from the exons ATGAAATTAATAGTTTATTATGTGCACATCGCACTTGCTAATTCTGAAAATTACTTTCCACAGCCTAAAGTAATTTATAATGTTATTATTGTTTACCTGGTAGAATGTAACTATGCAAAAGGCAAGTGGATAGGAGATGAGAAGCGGCCACTCTACTCCGGTTATGAGTGCAAGCGATGGCTGCCAAAAAAATACAATTGCGACGCGATGGGTCGGACAGATTTATCGTTCGAGGGCTACAGGTGGCAGCCATATGGTTGTAAGATGCCGGAGTTTTCAGGGCCGAACTTTTTGAATAG GATGAGACACAAAACTCTAGCTTTTGTGGGTGATTCGCTTGGTAGACAGCAGTTTCTGTCTATGATGTGCATTGCTACAGGCGGTAAACGCCCTAAGGTTGAAAAGGTTGGGCGGAAATATGGTCTTGCCAAAGTTCCACATGCTCCAAAAGGTCACACCTTGGCTTATCGATTTCCAGGAACTAACACCACTGTTCTTTTCTATTGGTCTGCTAGTCTATGTGAATTGGAGCCATTGACGAACACGACAAGTTTGTCGACAAGCTACGCACTGCATCTTGATCGTCCAGCAAGATTCTTGAAGAAGTATCTCCATAGTTTTGATACCCTTGTTCTCAACACTGGCCATCACTGGAACAAAGTGAAATTCAGCCAAAATAACTGGGAGTTGTATGCTGATGGCAAGCCTCTAGTAAAAGGTACGCTGCCGGAAGACCTCAGCCCATTCAGGAACCTTAAGCTGCACAACATCGTAAGATGGCTGGATTCAGAACTCATACATCGTCCTCATATGAAAGTTTTCCTGAGAACAAAGTCACCAAGCCATTTCCTACATGGCGACTGGAACACTGGGGGTAGCTGTAATAGTACCACCCCGTTGTCTAGTGGAAGCGAGGTCTTCGGGGACCATTCAGGTGACCTACCTGCGGAGCATGCAGTAACTGGAACTCGGGTTAAGCTTTTGGATATTACTTCTATCTCACAACTACGAAGCGAAGCCCATGTCGCAGATCATACTTTGAACTCACAAAGTGTCAAATACGATTGCTCGCACTGGTGCCTACCTGGTATCCCAGACACGTGGAATGAAATCCTCTTTGCACAGATTTAG